One Manihot esculenta cultivar AM560-2 chromosome 18, M.esculenta_v8, whole genome shotgun sequence genomic window carries:
- the LOC110605903 gene encoding vacuolar protein sorting-associated protein 9A yields the protein MDAASSSCSSTPASESSITYYDFLNKMRNLASLDLVRSIKSFIVSFSFYTANPENDGQRVQEFFSTMEAAIIDHPLWAGAANEEVDCAMEGLEKYVMTKLFSRTFAASPEDVKIDREIYEKIQLLQTFLRPEHLDIPKILQNEAAWLLAEKELLKINAFKAPREKLLCIMSCCRVINNLLLNASISENHALGGADDFLPVLIYVTIKANPPQLHSNLKFIQLYRRQAKLISEAAYYFTNLVSAKSFIVDLTAKSISMDEIEFEQSMQAARLANKESQVEPSSRSYEMTDLGAETCPGTSTSMDDRETIMNGTSHYPYMEAEAGELTVKDVEKLLSLYKDVVTKYTSLCSAVRRISESGKVPSVPIFRETNPFFSQVEGKSEGTDLSVDLKGEQNGKQICK from the exons ATGGACGCAGCATCATCGTCGTGTTCCTCGACTCCGGCGAGCGAATCATCGATAACGTACTATGATTTCCTCAACAAAATGCGAAATCTTGCTTCTCTTGATCTCGTCAGATCCATCAAGAG CTTCATTGTATCATTCTCATTTTACACGGCCAACCCTGAAAATGATGGCCAAAGGGTACAAGAGTTCTTCTCCACAATGGAAGCTGCTATCATAGATCATCCATTATGGGCTGGTGCCGCAAATGAGGAAGTTGACTGTGCAATGGAG GGTTTAGAGAAATATGTGATGACAAAATTGTTCTCCCGAACATTTGCCGCTTCTCCTGAGGATGTCAAGATTGATCGAGAAATCTATGAGAAGATACAATTGTTACAAACCTTCTTGAGGCCTGAGCATTTGGACATTCCAAAAATCCTTCAGAATGAAGCTGCATGGCTG CTTGCAGAAAAGGAACTACTGAAGATCAATGCTTTCAAGGCTCCCCGTGAAAAGCTTCTGTGTATTATGAGCTGTTGTAGAGTCATCAATAATTTGCTGCTCAATGCATCGATTTCAGAAAATCATGCTCTGGGAGGAGCTGATGACTTTCTTCCTGTTCTCATATATGTTACGATCAAG GCCAATCCTCCTCAGTTGCACTCCAACCTCAAATTCATCCAATTGTATCGTAGGCAGGCAAAGCTGATCTCTGAAGCAGCCTATTATTTCACAAATCTTGTATCAGCTAAATCCTTTATTGTTGActtaactgccaagtctatttcCATGGATGAAATTGAATTCGAGCAGAGCATGCAAGCAGCAAGGTTGGCCAACAAGGAATCACAAGTGGAACCATCATCCAGATCATATGAAATGACAGATTTAGGAGCAGAGACATGTCCTGGTACTTCAACAAGCATGGACGACAGAGAAACAATTATGAATG GCACATCACATTATCCCTACATGGAAGCTGAGGCGGGTGAATTGACAGTTAAAGATGTGGAGAAATTGCTAAGTCTATACAAGGATGTGGTTACAAAGTATACTAGCCTCTGCAGTGCAGTTAGACGAATTTCCGAGTCTGGCAAGGTACCCTCTGTTCCTATTTTCAGAGAAACCAATCCCTTTTTCTCGCAAGTTGAGGGAAAATCTGAGGGAACGGATCTTAGTGTAGACCTCAAAGGAGAACAAAATGGCAAACAAATTTGCAAGTAG
- the LOC110605781 gene encoding lysine histidine transporter-like 5 — protein MVGAGVLGLPYAMSQLGWIPGVLGIFLSWMITFYTLWQLVELHEVEPGRRFDRYPELGQYALGEKLGYWIIMPQQLLVQVASDIVYVVTGGKSLKKFAQLLIPGLSHIRQTYFILFFVALQFLLSQTPNFNSLKAVSFVAALMSFCYSMVAFVSSISKGLHHHPTSYGVRSHTTPGIIFNALSGIGTIAFSYAGHSVVLEIQATIPSSPQNPSKKPMWKGVVLAYIIVIICYMSVAVSGFWAFGDLVEDDVLISLEKPRWTIAIANLMVFFHVIGSFQVYAMPVFDKIESYLVTKRNFTPGKNLRLVARSGYVAFVGIVGICVPFFGGLLGFFGGLVFASTSYFIPCIIWLVVQKPKRWSFHWFASWISIFVGVSIALLSPIGGARQIFISAKTYKAFS, from the exons ATGGTTGGAGCTGGGGTTCTAGGGTTACCATATGCAATGTCTCAACTTGGATG GATCCCTGGAGTCTTAGGAATATTTCTTTCATGGATGATAACTTTCTACACACTGTGGCAACTTGTGGAACTGCATGAAGTGGAGCCTGGTAGACGATTTGATCGATACCCAGAACTTGGACAGTATGCTTTGGGAGAAAAGCTAGGGTATTGGATAATAATGCCCCAGCAATTACTTGTTCAGGTGGCTTCAGACATAGTTTACGTAGTAACTGGAGGGAAATCTTTGAAGAAATTTGCGCAGCTGCTCATTCCAGGCCTTTCTCATATCAGACAAACATATTTTATTCTCTTCTTTGTTGCTCTGCAATTTCTGCTCTCTCAAACTCCCAATTTTAATTCACTTAAGGCAGTTTCCTTCGTTGCTGCACTCATGTCTTTCTG CTATTCTATGGTGGCTTTTGTGTCATCAATTAGTAAGGGTCTCCATCACCATCCAACAAGTTATGGAGTTCGATCTCATACAACTCCAGGCATAATTTTTAATGCTCTAAGTGGGATTGGAACTATAGCATTTTCTTATGCAGGACATAGTGTTGTTTTAGAGATTCAAGCTACAATTCCATCATCTCCACAGAATCCTTCCAAGAAGCCTATGTGGAAAGGTGTTGTTCTCGCTTATATCATCGTTATTATTTGCTACATGTCCGTTGCCGTGTCTGGATTCTGGGCTTTTGGAGATCTAGTAGAGGATGATGTTCTTATTTCACTTGAAAAACCTCGATGGACTATTGCTATTGCTAATCTGATGGTGTTTTTTCATGTTATAGGAAGCTTTCAG GTTTACGCAATGCCAGTGTTTGATAAGATTGAGTCGTATTTGGTTACAAAGAGGAATTTTACTCCAGGAAAAAATCTACGCCTTGTTGCTCGCAGTGGATACGTAG CTTTCGTTGGCATTGTAGGGATTTGTGTCCCTTTCTTTGGAGGACTACTTGGATTTTTTGGAGGACTTGTTTTTGCATCAACTTCATATTTT ATTCCTTGCATCATATGGCTTGTCGTCCAAAAACCAAAGAGGTGGAGTTTTCATTGGTTTGCATCATGG ATATCAATCTTTGTTGGTGTTTCAATAGCACTCCTTTCACCCATAGGAGGAGCTCgacaaatttttatttcagCCAAAACATACAAGGCATTTTCCTAG